From Halobacillus sp. Marseille-Q1614, the proteins below share one genomic window:
- a CDS encoding PH domain-containing protein — MFEPKRLHPVSAFIHFIKGLKDAILPLAALLFLNRSPEEGFLGMLPFIIGGTLLLFILISGIFRWLRFTYRIEEGELRIEHGLFLKKKRYIPIERIQSLDFSESVFHRPFKLVKVTVETAGSSDPQKSEAELTAIEVTEARNLELLIEQHKRGEEEGETSPASERKLVYQMSMRDIVVMALTSGGAGVVISGVLVFLSQGLEFIPVGAIYEEVIDWLQFGFLIIAVGILLVLLVAYGISVVLTILRYADFSVYLENGDLIITRGLLEKRQVTIPLNRIQGLRIDENIIREPFGFATVTIISAGGSLQGGQEHSMRVLPLIKRSKVDQAVRSIIPEYEVDIPIHHPPKRSIIRYILRFTWFFTAVSIPVSILFYPLGLLSLVVIFIFAILGYNSYRHAGWSLGDHQLLLVTRFIVKQTYVMKKHRIQSMTKDQTIFQKKADLASIDATMKSGVGGASARVFYLKEEDTNQIYNWYSHSREK, encoded by the coding sequence ATGTTTGAGCCGAAACGTCTCCATCCTGTTTCTGCGTTCATCCATTTTATTAAAGGATTAAAAGATGCAATTCTTCCATTAGCGGCACTGTTGTTTCTTAACCGCAGCCCGGAGGAAGGATTTTTGGGCATGCTTCCATTTATTATTGGCGGTACGCTGCTGCTGTTTATTTTAATATCGGGGATTTTCCGCTGGCTGAGGTTTACTTATCGGATTGAAGAAGGAGAACTGCGGATCGAGCATGGGTTGTTTTTAAAAAAGAAACGGTACATACCTATTGAACGTATTCAGAGTCTGGATTTTTCCGAGAGTGTTTTTCACAGGCCGTTTAAATTAGTGAAAGTGACGGTAGAAACAGCCGGTTCATCGGATCCCCAAAAGTCAGAAGCTGAGCTGACAGCTATAGAGGTAACAGAAGCAAGGAATCTTGAACTGTTGATCGAGCAGCATAAGCGCGGCGAAGAAGAGGGCGAGACTTCTCCTGCTTCCGAGCGAAAGCTTGTCTACCAAATGAGCATGCGTGACATTGTCGTTATGGCTCTTACTTCAGGAGGAGCCGGCGTCGTAATCTCCGGGGTGCTCGTTTTTCTTTCGCAGGGACTTGAGTTCATTCCTGTTGGTGCGATCTATGAAGAAGTCATTGACTGGCTGCAGTTCGGGTTTCTAATAATTGCTGTCGGAATTCTTCTCGTATTGCTTGTTGCTTACGGTATATCGGTTGTCCTGACGATTTTGCGCTATGCTGATTTTTCAGTTTACTTAGAGAATGGAGATCTAATTATTACGAGAGGTTTATTGGAAAAGAGGCAAGTGACAATCCCTTTAAATCGGATTCAAGGATTAAGGATTGACGAAAACATAATCCGTGAGCCGTTCGGCTTTGCTACAGTGACGATCATCAGCGCGGGAGGTTCCCTTCAAGGGGGTCAAGAGCATTCGATGCGTGTCCTTCCTCTAATCAAGCGCTCAAAAGTCGATCAGGCTGTCAGGTCGATCATTCCTGAATATGAAGTGGATATTCCTATACACCACCCGCCGAAACGTTCAATCATCCGATATATATTAAGGTTTACGTGGTTCTTTACAGCTGTATCGATTCCTGTGAGTATTCTGTTTTATCCTCTTGGTTTGCTTTCGCTAGTGGTTATCTTTATCTTCGCCATTCTTGGGTATAATTCTTATCGTCATGCCGGATGGAGCTTAGGCGATCATCAGCTTCTGCTCGTAACAAGGTTTATCGTCAAGCAGACCTACGTCATGAAAAAACACCGGATTCAATCGATGACAAAGGACCAGACGATTTTTCAAAAGAAAGCAGATTTAGCTTCCATAGATGCAACGATGAAATCAGGAGTCGGAGGAGCCAGTGCCCGTGTCTTCTATCTAAAAGAGGAAGATACAAACCAAATCTATAACTGGTACAGTCATTCCAGAGAAAAATGA
- a CDS encoding spore germination protein — protein sequence MGFFKDLFQTKKSQDRQTVESAEEPQTPASRKMSANIDYILNSFKRTQDLKVRVLNKGEAALMFIETLTDQGKIQEMIFTPLETGKFDSINEIPNSKITTNIDEAINSLLKGHAIFLEDGSDEISLFNVTSVFNRSVREPENEKVVRGSHDGFVENVMINVNLVRKRIEHKDLVVKFYKVGKKTNTNMAVMYMDGIADPVIVQKMEERIRAVKVDKIQSPGYMEEFIEDSPISPFPQMLNTERPDKVVANLMEGRIALMSEGSPTALIAPSTFFMFYQSPDDYNMRWYNGTFVRLIRFSSFLIAVGLPALYIAIVSFHFEVIPDDLITPVKSSINEIAYPPIVEALVMVVIIELIREAGIRLPSPVGQTIGIVGGLVIGDAVVRAGLVSNIMIIVVALTAISSFVVPSNELSTTLRLLTFPLILLSGTLGFVGLVLGFMFIAIHLAKLESFGVPYFSPVSPLSFRDLKDTFIRFPVFLMKKRPKDAHPMTETAVESGREWKKDGKSDQ from the coding sequence ATGGGATTCTTTAAAGATTTATTCCAAACTAAAAAAAGCCAGGACCGTCAAACAGTAGAAAGTGCAGAAGAGCCTCAGACACCGGCCTCAAGAAAGATGTCGGCTAACATTGACTATATACTTAACAGCTTTAAGAGAACACAGGATTTAAAGGTCCGTGTCTTAAATAAAGGCGAAGCCGCTTTAATGTTCATTGAAACATTAACGGATCAGGGAAAAATTCAAGAAATGATATTTACCCCTTTAGAAACTGGTAAATTCGATTCCATAAATGAAATACCTAACTCGAAAATAACTACGAATATAGATGAAGCAATAAACAGCCTTTTGAAAGGCCATGCGATTTTTTTGGAAGATGGCAGTGATGAGATTTCTCTGTTTAATGTTACGTCCGTCTTTAATCGTTCGGTACGAGAACCTGAAAATGAAAAGGTTGTCCGAGGATCTCACGATGGTTTTGTAGAGAATGTAATGATTAACGTCAACCTTGTGAGAAAGCGAATCGAACATAAGGATTTAGTCGTGAAGTTTTACAAAGTAGGTAAAAAAACCAATACGAATATGGCTGTTATGTATATGGATGGGATTGCTGATCCTGTAATTGTTCAGAAAATGGAAGAGAGAATAAGAGCTGTTAAAGTAGATAAAATTCAAAGTCCCGGGTATATGGAAGAGTTTATTGAAGACTCGCCCATCTCTCCGTTCCCGCAAATGCTGAACACTGAACGGCCTGATAAGGTAGTAGCCAATCTAATGGAAGGAAGAATTGCGCTTATGTCCGAGGGCAGTCCGACGGCTCTGATTGCTCCTTCTACCTTTTTTATGTTTTACCAGTCGCCGGATGATTACAACATGCGCTGGTATAACGGTACTTTTGTTCGGTTGATTCGTTTTTCCAGCTTTTTGATTGCTGTTGGACTTCCTGCTTTATATATTGCGATCGTCAGTTTTCACTTTGAAGTTATCCCTGATGATCTCATAACACCAGTAAAATCATCGATCAATGAAATCGCATATCCCCCGATAGTTGAGGCGCTTGTCATGGTTGTCATTATTGAGTTAATCAGGGAGGCGGGGATTCGGCTGCCTTCCCCTGTCGGCCAGACGATTGGTATTGTAGGTGGTCTCGTTATTGGAGATGCGGTTGTGCGGGCAGGATTAGTATCTAACATCATGATCATTGTTGTAGCATTAACTGCTATTTCTTCATTTGTAGTTCCCTCTAATGAGTTGAGCACGACCTTAAGGCTGTTAACCTTTCCATTAATATTGTTATCGGGAACGCTCGGATTTGTTGGCTTAGTTCTAGGGTTTATGTTTATTGCCATTCATTTAGCAAAGCTGGAGTCCTTTGGGGTGCCTTATTTTTCTCCTGTTTCTCCGCTTTCATTTAGAGATTTAAAAGATACATTTATCAGATTTCCTGTGTTTCTAATGAAAAAGAGGCCAAAAGATGCTCATCCGATGACAGAAACTGCTGTTGAGAGTGGGAGGGAGTGGAAGAAGGATGGAAAATCAGACCAATAG
- a CDS encoding MFS transporter, which yields MASIPLVMTLGNSMLIPVLPIFEKKVGITSFQSSMIITSYSLAAIFLIPVAGYLSDRFGRKIVILPSLILALIGGLIAGYASWKLSSPFNWIMIGRVLQGVGAAGATPIILPLVGDLYKDDDEKTSSCLGIIETSNTFGKVLSPILGAAFAAFLWFLPFFSISFFSLISIILVFFFIKAPKQKEEPQKFKAFVQKTKKIFKNEGKWLYTVFILGVYLMLILFGVLFFLSDILEKTHNLLGVKKGFILAIPLFALCTASFITGKLIKGNLKTMKRLTVISLLLIAGSIVFTGYLKEQLWLLLAVTSVTGVGIGIVLPILDAMITEGIEKEERGTISSFYSSSRFIGVALGPPAMSLVMKNYLNISYIAAGIVSILLLILVIMLIHPETKETKAKAEESPA from the coding sequence ATGGCTTCAATTCCGCTTGTCATGACACTGGGAAATTCAATGTTAATTCCTGTCCTCCCGATCTTTGAGAAAAAAGTCGGAATTACTTCTTTTCAATCAAGTATGATTATTACCAGCTACTCGCTGGCTGCCATCTTTCTTATTCCGGTAGCCGGATACTTATCGGATCGGTTTGGAAGAAAGATTGTCATCCTTCCGAGTTTAATCCTTGCATTAATTGGAGGACTGATTGCCGGCTATGCCTCGTGGAAACTATCCTCTCCGTTTAACTGGATCATGATTGGCCGAGTGCTGCAAGGCGTTGGAGCTGCGGGAGCTACCCCGATCATCCTTCCTTTAGTTGGCGATCTATATAAAGATGATGATGAAAAAACAAGCTCGTGTTTAGGGATAATTGAAACATCGAATACGTTTGGAAAAGTCCTCAGCCCGATTCTAGGAGCTGCTTTTGCTGCGTTTTTATGGTTTCTCCCGTTTTTTTCGATTTCATTTTTCAGTTTAATATCCATTATTCTGGTGTTCTTTTTTATAAAAGCTCCCAAGCAGAAAGAAGAACCGCAAAAGTTTAAAGCCTTTGTCCAGAAAACGAAGAAGATTTTTAAAAACGAAGGAAAATGGCTTTATACGGTGTTTATTCTTGGAGTTTATTTAATGCTAATCTTATTTGGAGTGCTTTTTTTCTTATCGGATATTTTGGAGAAGACGCACAACCTGCTTGGGGTTAAAAAAGGATTTATATTAGCGATTCCGCTTTTTGCGTTATGCACGGCTTCCTTTATCACCGGAAAATTGATAAAAGGGAATTTGAAGACGATGAAGAGACTTACAGTCATCAGTCTGCTTCTGATCGCAGGGAGTATTGTCTTTACCGGTTATTTAAAAGAACAGCTGTGGCTGCTCTTAGCGGTTACGAGTGTAACAGGGGTGGGTATCGGCATCGTTCTGCCTATTTTAGATGCAATGATTACAGAAGGTATAGAAAAGGAAGAGCGCGGCACGATCAGTTCTTTTTACAGCTCTTCAAGGTTCATTGGTGTTGCTTTAGGGCCGCCTGCCATGTCGCTCGTTATGAAAAACTATTTAAACATCAGTTATATTGCAGCAGGGATTGTTTCTATTCTTTTACTGATTCTTGTCATAATGCTCATTCACCCTGAAACGAAGGAAACAAAAGCCAAAGCTGAGGAAAGTCCGGCGTAA
- a CDS encoding NupC/NupG family nucleoside CNT transporter, with amino-acid sequence MDILLGLLAVVVILGIAFVMSNDRKNINYFGIGVMLLAQLVTTFIMFKTQIGATIINAISWGFNKLIEYGSEGVSFVLGGFVFEEGGAGVFFFNVLLLIIFFATILSVLTYLKILPFIIKYVGLGLSYITRLPKVESFNAVNSIFFGQSEAIIAIKSQFKQLNNNRLYIVSASAMGSVSASIVGAYIGILPADYVLVALPLNMFSALIVASLIAPVRVPKEEDHVDIQDVSNAKSFFEAMGNGALDGGKIALIVAAMLIAFIASLELVNAAFAGLFNGLTLQQTLGYIISPIAILMGIPAAEVIDAGAIMGTKIVTNEFVAMLEFQGMLDSVSEKTVGIVTVFLTSFANFSSIGIIAGTVQGIDSEKGAKVSGFGMKLLIGATLASMLSGTMAGLFL; translated from the coding sequence GTGGATATATTGTTAGGCCTTTTGGCGGTTGTTGTTATCCTCGGTATCGCGTTTGTCATGTCTAATGACAGAAAGAACATTAATTATTTCGGTATTGGTGTTATGTTGTTAGCTCAGCTTGTCACAACGTTTATTATGTTTAAAACACAGATTGGCGCCACGATCATTAATGCTATTTCATGGGGATTTAATAAACTGATCGAATATGGTTCAGAAGGGGTTTCCTTTGTTTTAGGCGGCTTTGTTTTTGAAGAAGGCGGAGCTGGAGTTTTCTTCTTTAATGTTCTTTTGTTAATTATTTTCTTTGCAACGATTTTATCTGTTCTTACTTATCTTAAAATATTACCTTTTATCATCAAATATGTTGGACTAGGTCTTTCCTATATTACAAGGCTTCCAAAAGTCGAATCGTTTAACGCAGTTAACAGTATCTTTTTCGGACAGTCCGAAGCGATTATCGCGATTAAGTCCCAGTTCAAACAATTAAATAATAACCGTTTATATATTGTCAGTGCTTCGGCTATGGGGTCCGTATCTGCTTCAATTGTAGGAGCATATATTGGAATCCTTCCAGCTGATTATGTATTAGTAGCTCTTCCATTAAATATGTTTAGTGCTCTTATTGTTGCGTCTCTTATCGCGCCGGTACGAGTACCTAAAGAAGAAGACCATGTTGATATTCAAGATGTTTCTAATGCAAAAAGCTTTTTTGAAGCGATGGGGAACGGGGCTCTTGACGGTGGTAAAATCGCCCTGATTGTAGCCGCTATGCTTATTGCTTTTATCGCTTCCTTAGAATTAGTAAATGCTGCTTTCGCCGGCTTGTTTAACGGGCTGACCCTTCAGCAGACACTTGGTTATATTATTTCTCCAATTGCTATTCTAATGGGGATCCCGGCTGCAGAAGTTATTGATGCCGGAGCAATTATGGGTACGAAGATTGTAACGAACGAATTTGTCGCTATGCTTGAATTTCAGGGCATGCTGGATTCCGTTTCAGAGAAAACAGTTGGTATTGTTACAGTATTCTTAACAAGCTTTGCTAACTTCTCTTCTATTGGTATTATTGCAGGTACAGTTCAGGGAATTGATTCAGAAAAAGGTGCAAAAGTATCCGGATTCGGTATGAAGCTTCTAATTGGTGCTACACTTGCTTCCATGCTTTCCGGTACTATGGCTGGACTTTTCTTATAA
- a CDS encoding PH domain-containing protein, whose protein sequence is MQAPTQRISVRARSLWRVYGIISTIVIAIFAIGIGVLTYIFNWTLWPVIIISTLLLLEGIVNIGILPSIRWKRWRYEVRDQEIELQHGLFIIKRTLVPMVRVQHVDTEHGPLLRKYRLATISISTAATTHKVPALDEQEAEELRLSISSLARVAEEDV, encoded by the coding sequence ATGCAAGCACCTACACAGAGAATTTCAGTACGGGCCCGCTCCCTATGGAGAGTCTATGGCATTATTTCAACGATTGTCATAGCCATTTTTGCTATAGGTATCGGAGTGCTTACATATATCTTCAACTGGACGTTATGGCCTGTCATTATTATTTCCACCCTGCTTTTACTAGAAGGTATTGTAAACATTGGAATCCTACCTTCTATCCGGTGGAAAAGGTGGAGGTATGAAGTAAGAGACCAGGAAATCGAGCTTCAGCACGGATTGTTTATTATTAAAAGGACACTGGTCCCAATGGTCCGAGTCCAGCATGTAGATACGGAGCATGGTCCTCTGCTGAGAAAATACCGGCTGGCCACAATCAGCATATCTACAGCGGCCACCACCCATAAGGTGCCGGCGCTGGATGAACAGGAAGCGGAAGAATTAAGACTCTCGATTTCTTCTTTAGCAAGGGTGGCAGAAGAAGATGTTTGA
- a CDS encoding Ger(x)C family spore germination protein produces MKKVFLIMVSSLLLLTGCWDQRQFKNVKLVLSAGFDAGEDGQIIQTVSIPTVRGGESGTHMEAIQTLTTQAPTPLAASDKMDRMVENTLNPAKIQVYLLGEELAKQSMYPVLDAVYRNPSSNLNAHLVVVEGEAKEAVEFKSTGITKISEYISGIISASAYVTHSSGENLQMLCAELVEPGQDFLVPLIKVDSENGVVKFSGLGLMYDDRYTGEKIEADNATMLMLLLGNKGNVARMTKKVGEYEKEPILDYVTFNVINMDRKMKVRPKGEQIDVDVNLKLDVRVTEYPHDHLVDEKVIDELSKKLSKALTKDSEEIMAKLQESNSDVFGIGRRIKAFHPDLWGKLDWTEKYKEVNFNPNVEVTIQQHGIVN; encoded by the coding sequence GTGAAGAAAGTATTCTTAATTATGGTAAGTTCTTTGCTCCTCCTGACAGGCTGCTGGGATCAGCGCCAGTTTAAAAATGTAAAGCTCGTGTTGTCAGCAGGCTTTGACGCTGGAGAGGACGGGCAGATTATTCAAACCGTTTCTATTCCTACCGTAAGAGGGGGAGAATCTGGCACCCATATGGAAGCGATTCAAACTTTAACTACACAAGCGCCAACACCGTTAGCAGCATCTGACAAAATGGACCGTATGGTAGAGAATACATTAAACCCGGCTAAAATTCAGGTTTACCTTTTAGGTGAAGAGCTGGCAAAGCAGAGCATGTATCCGGTACTTGACGCTGTTTATCGAAACCCAAGCAGTAACTTAAATGCCCATCTTGTAGTCGTAGAAGGCGAAGCGAAAGAGGCTGTTGAATTTAAATCAACAGGAATTACAAAAATCAGCGAATATATCAGCGGGATTATAAGTGCTTCTGCTTATGTTACACATTCCTCCGGAGAAAACTTACAAATGCTATGTGCAGAATTAGTAGAGCCGGGTCAGGATTTTCTCGTACCTTTAATTAAAGTAGATTCAGAGAATGGAGTCGTTAAGTTTAGTGGTTTAGGCCTCATGTATGACGATCGTTATACAGGAGAAAAAATAGAGGCAGATAATGCGACAATGCTCATGCTGCTGCTTGGAAATAAAGGAAATGTAGCACGTATGACAAAAAAAGTCGGGGAATATGAAAAGGAACCGATTCTGGATTACGTTACATTTAATGTGATAAATATGGACCGTAAGATGAAAGTTCGTCCAAAAGGGGAGCAGATCGACGTTGATGTAAATTTGAAATTAGATGTAAGAGTAACGGAATACCCTCATGATCACCTCGTTGATGAGAAGGTTATAGACGAATTAAGCAAAAAGCTTTCGAAAGCACTTACGAAGGACTCCGAGGAGATTATGGCCAAGCTTCAAGAATCCAATAGTGATGTCTTTGGAATAGGAAGAAGAATCAAGGCTTTTCATCCAGATCTTTGGGGAAAATTAGATTGGACCGAAAAATACAAAGAGGTTAATTTCAATCCAAATGTTGAAGTCACGATCCAGCAGCATGGAATCGTTAACTAA
- a CDS encoding aldehyde dehydrogenase family protein, with amino-acid sequence MASDYPLYIDGEWVKTDETLEVLNKYTQETYVNVSKASENDVDQAIAAAESAYKNDALSPYDRYEILKRVSELLMERKEEIADIITIEAGKPLKQARNEVDRAAQTIEISAEEAKRISGEGIPVEAAPGSENRMAFTIRVPVGVVGAISPFNFPINLVTHKVGPAIASGNAVVLKPASNTPVSSLKLAELFHEAGLPKGLLNVVVGSGSTVGNQMMQDSRIRLYTFTGSTEIGLKLKQDTGLNKLILELGNNSPVIIDEEADIKAAAKNTAAKSFAFAGQTCISVQRIYVHEAVQQEFQDYFIQAVKELKVGDPADPQTDVGPMISEEEAKRAESWIQEAKDSGAEVIYGGTRKGSVLEPTVLTGATEEMKVVCEEVFAPIVTLLPFSDIKQCIDEVNASPYGLQGGIFTQNIDTAFYAAKKVEVGGFMVNDASQYRVDLMPYGGVKNSGWGKEGPKYSIEEMTEERLIVMNLNK; translated from the coding sequence ATGGCAAGCGATTATCCACTATATATTGACGGTGAATGGGTAAAGACAGACGAGACACTGGAAGTATTAAATAAATACACACAAGAGACTTATGTAAACGTTTCAAAAGCATCGGAAAACGATGTAGACCAGGCCATTGCTGCGGCTGAAAGTGCGTATAAAAATGATGCATTGTCCCCTTACGACCGCTATGAAATTTTAAAAAGAGTAAGCGAACTTTTGATGGAAAGAAAAGAAGAAATAGCGGATATCATTACAATTGAAGCCGGCAAGCCTTTAAAACAGGCCCGTAATGAGGTGGACCGTGCGGCGCAGACGATCGAAATCTCAGCAGAAGAAGCAAAAAGGATTTCTGGGGAAGGGATTCCTGTAGAGGCTGCTCCTGGATCTGAAAATCGTATGGCTTTTACAATCCGCGTCCCAGTTGGAGTCGTCGGGGCAATTAGTCCTTTTAACTTCCCAATAAACTTAGTGACACACAAAGTTGGTCCTGCGATTGCATCAGGGAATGCGGTTGTGTTGAAACCTGCGAGCAACACTCCCGTATCTTCTCTGAAACTGGCAGAGCTTTTTCACGAAGCCGGGCTTCCTAAAGGACTTCTGAATGTCGTTGTCGGATCCGGCTCTACCGTCGGTAATCAAATGATGCAGGATTCAAGGATCCGGCTGTACACGTTTACCGGCAGTACAGAAATCGGTTTAAAACTAAAGCAGGATACGGGATTAAATAAGCTGATTCTCGAACTAGGCAACAACTCGCCGGTCATTATCGACGAGGAGGCGGACATTAAAGCAGCTGCTAAAAATACGGCGGCAAAAAGTTTCGCATTTGCCGGACAGACATGTATTTCCGTGCAGCGTATTTATGTACATGAAGCCGTCCAGCAGGAGTTCCAGGATTATTTCATTCAGGCGGTCAAAGAACTAAAAGTCGGGGACCCGGCTGACCCGCAAACAGATGTTGGACCAATGATAAGTGAAGAAGAAGCCAAGCGGGCGGAAAGCTGGATACAGGAAGCGAAGGATTCCGGGGCGGAAGTGATTTATGGAGGGACAAGAAAAGGTTCTGTGCTGGAGCCGACGGTCCTTACTGGTGCTACAGAAGAAATGAAAGTTGTATGTGAAGAAGTTTTCGCACCTATTGTTACCCTCCTGCCTTTCTCTGATATCAAGCAGTGTATTGATGAAGTTAACGCTTCTCCATACGGGCTGCAGGGAGGTATCTTCACCCAGAATATAGATACCGCCTTTTACGCGGCCAAAAAAGTTGAAGTAGGAGGATTTATGGTCAATGATGCTTCCCAGTACCGTGTGGATTTAATGCCATATGGCGGAGTGAAAAACAGCGGATGGGGTAAAGAAGGACCGAAGTACTCCATTGAGGAAATGACAGAAGAACGATTAATCGTCATGAATTTAAACAAATAA
- a CDS encoding endospore germination permease — protein sequence MENQTNRISRRQFFFIIIQTQIGVGVLTMPFELHTAAKQDGWMSLLAAGIIIQIILILFWLLAKRHSELDYFQIQETVLSKWIGKFFSVFYIIYFIGVGVLILIMYGRMISLWVLPNTPFWVLSGMMVFVSLYIVCCRFIVLARVYTMFSFLLIFMIFFIFYTVKDIQYIYLFPMGQTGFKKILMGIDHGIIALLGFIVSLMIYSQVEGKAKDKLKTIIYAHWAVTLFYLAVVLVTFTVFSTAEMALVSEPVLYMLKSYQFPVLARVDLFFIALWMVFVATSYSSYLYMSTLGMRRLINKNKPKLYMFIIAILTFITSLSIGYDVTKLNVFSTYVAKSGYVFSVGLPILVLIVSLLRKKTKKEGAA from the coding sequence ATGGAAAATCAGACCAATAGAATATCCAGGCGTCAGTTCTTCTTCATCATCATCCAGACGCAAATTGGAGTGGGTGTCCTCACCATGCCGTTTGAGCTTCATACAGCAGCCAAGCAGGATGGCTGGATGTCTTTGCTGGCAGCAGGGATCATTATTCAAATCATCTTGATCCTTTTTTGGCTGCTGGCCAAAAGACATTCTGAACTTGATTACTTTCAAATTCAGGAAACCGTGCTTTCAAAGTGGATAGGTAAGTTTTTCTCTGTTTTTTATATTATCTATTTTATTGGAGTCGGTGTGTTAATTCTTATTATGTATGGCCGAATGATCAGTTTGTGGGTATTGCCAAATACCCCTTTTTGGGTTTTATCCGGAATGATGGTGTTTGTAAGTCTATATATCGTCTGCTGCCGATTTATCGTACTGGCCAGAGTTTATACAATGTTTTCATTTTTATTAATTTTCATGATTTTCTTTATCTTTTACACTGTAAAAGATATTCAGTACATCTATCTGTTCCCCATGGGGCAGACCGGCTTTAAAAAGATATTGATGGGTATCGACCACGGGATTATAGCCTTGCTTGGGTTTATTGTTTCACTCATGATTTATTCCCAAGTAGAGGGAAAAGCTAAAGATAAGCTGAAAACGATTATTTACGCGCATTGGGCAGTTACGCTATTTTATCTAGCCGTCGTTCTTGTTACTTTTACTGTCTTTAGTACAGCAGAAATGGCACTTGTGTCTGAACCTGTTCTTTATATGTTAAAGTCCTATCAGTTTCCCGTTCTGGCACGTGTTGATTTGTTTTTTATTGCGTTATGGATGGTATTTGTAGCGACCTCTTACTCCTCCTACTTATATATGTCAACTTTAGGAATGAGACGGCTTATCAATAAAAACAAACCAAAGCTGTATATGTTTATTATCGCAATTTTAACATTTATCACCTCACTTTCTATCGGCTATGATGTGACAAAACTGAACGTTTTCAGTACCTATGTGGCGAAATCCGGTTATGTTTTCTCGGTGGGTCTGCCAATCCTAGTATTAATCGTCAGCTTGCTGCGTAAAAAGACTAAGAAGGAGGGAGCAGCGTGA
- a CDS encoding NCS2 family permease encodes MLKRFRLSENNTSVRTELIAGLTTFLTMVYIVVVNPAILSEAGLPFEQVFMATVLAAIIGTLIMALAANYPIAIAPGMGMNAYFVTEVIQQDVSYSVILGTVFIAGILFVILSLTSLREILITAIPPSLKYGITAGIGLFIAFLGLRMSGIIVGSEATLVTLGDLTAPGTFLTIIGLFVTLILIARRVTGALFIGMMVTAVIGMFTGQLSFDNGVVSTPPAPVFWDIDIAGVFSNGLYTVIFAFLLVTIFDTTGTMIGVAEQAGFIRKDGSLPRARAALMADATATTAGAMFGTSPSSAYIESSSGVAAGGRTGLTTVVVAGLFILSIFFSPLVGAVSGLPAITAPVLMIVGCFMMEGLAKVNWKTFDDAFPAFIIILTMPLTSSIATGIALGFITYPLMKLFSGKGKDVHWILYLFGAIFIIQMIFFPGH; translated from the coding sequence TTGTTAAAAAGATTTCGGCTCAGTGAAAATAATACAAGTGTTCGAACAGAACTCATTGCAGGGTTAACGACATTTTTAACGATGGTATATATTGTAGTTGTAAACCCGGCCATCCTTTCCGAAGCGGGACTGCCATTTGAACAGGTTTTCATGGCGACGGTACTCGCTGCTATTATTGGAACATTAATTATGGCTCTGGCAGCTAACTATCCTATTGCAATTGCTCCTGGGATGGGGATGAACGCCTATTTTGTTACAGAAGTTATACAGCAGGATGTCAGTTATTCGGTAATCCTCGGTACTGTATTTATTGCAGGTATATTATTTGTGATACTAAGCTTAACGAGCTTGCGTGAAATATTGATTACGGCTATCCCTCCTTCTTTGAAATATGGAATAACCGCTGGAATAGGCTTGTTTATTGCTTTTCTTGGTCTTCGAATGTCAGGGATTATTGTGGGTAGTGAAGCTACCTTGGTCACACTGGGTGATTTAACGGCACCAGGTACCTTCTTAACTATTATCGGTTTGTTTGTGACATTAATTTTAATTGCAAGAAGAGTGACAGGTGCCTTGTTTATAGGGATGATGGTCACAGCAGTAATTGGCATGTTTACCGGACAGCTTTCCTTTGATAATGGTGTTGTGTCTACACCGCCTGCCCCGGTATTCTGGGATATTGATATCGCTGGTGTCTTCAGCAATGGACTTTATACGGTTATATTTGCATTTTTACTTGTAACGATTTTTGATACAACGGGTACGATGATTGGCGTAGCCGAGCAGGCTGGCTTTATCCGAAAGGATGGAAGCCTTCCGAGAGCCCGCGCCGCACTAATGGCAGATGCTACAGCAACGACTGCCGGTGCTATGTTCGGTACAAGTCCGTCCTCGGCTTATATTGAGTCTTCCTCCGGAGTTGCTGCAGGAGGAAGAACAGGATTGACTACTGTTGTGGTGGCTGGATTGTTCATTTTATCTATTTTCTTTTCACCGCTTGTAGGTGCTGTATCAGGGCTTCCTGCCATCACAGCTCCGGTCCTGATGATCGTAGGCTGTTTTATGATGGAAGGACTTGCGAAGGTGAATTGGAAAACATTTGATGATGCGTTTCCTGCTTTTATTATTATTTTGACAATGCCCCTGACTTCAAGTATTGCAACTGGAATAGCGCTTGGGTTCATTACGTATCCTCTTATGAAGCTGTTCAGCGGAAAAGGAAAAGATGTTCACTGGATTCTTTACTTATTTGGAGCTATCTTTATCATTCAAATGATTTTCTTCCCAGGGCATTAA